In Neisseria dentiae, one DNA window encodes the following:
- a CDS encoding MBL fold metallo-hydrolase, producing MTLHCEIIAVTPFRQNCTLLWDDETGEAVLTDVGGDVPFVLAEVAKRGLKLTAVWLTHGHLDHAGGVVELLSQYDVPVLGPHEADGFLLEQLPQVTAQYGFPVSPAFEPSRWLQEGDTLAVGNHTFEVLHIPGHTPGHVVFYCKDAELLIAGDVLFYETIGRTDFPRGNHADLIRNIASKLLVLPEHTTVVAGHGRATTIGHEKRHNPFLQG from the coding sequence CTGTGGGACGATGAAACCGGTGAGGCCGTGCTCACCGATGTGGGCGGCGATGTGCCGTTTGTACTGGCGGAAGTTGCCAAGCGCGGTTTGAAGTTGACGGCCGTTTGGCTGACGCACGGGCATTTGGACCATGCGGGCGGGGTGGTTGAGTTGCTCTCGCAGTATGATGTGCCGGTGTTGGGGCCGCACGAAGCAGACGGTTTTCTGCTGGAGCAGCTGCCGCAGGTGACGGCGCAATACGGCTTTCCCGTGTCGCCCGCGTTCGAGCCTTCGCGCTGGTTGCAGGAAGGCGACACGCTGGCGGTGGGAAACCATACGTTTGAAGTGCTGCATATCCCCGGCCACACACCGGGCCATGTTGTGTTTTATTGTAAAGATGCGGAATTATTAATCGCAGGTGATGTCTTGTTTTATGAAACGATTGGCAGAACCGATTTCCCGCGCGGAAATCATGCTGATTTAATCCGCAATATTGCAAGCAAGCTGCTGGTATTGCCCGAACACACGACGGTGGTCGCGGGGCACGGCAGAGCCACCACCATCGGCCACGAAAAGCGGCATAATCCGTTTTTGCAGGGCTGA
- a CDS encoding valine--tRNA ligase, which translates to MLNKYNPAEIEAKHYRNWEAKGYFQPDFSRSESFAIQLPPPNVTGTLHMGHAFNQTIMDGLTRYYRMKGCNTCWVPGTDHAGIATQIVVERQLAEQGISRHELGREKFLEKVWQWKEQSGGTITEQMRRMGCSADWSREYFTMDDVRAPIVTEVFVRLFEQGLIYRGKRLVNWDPVLGTAVSDLEVESVEEQGSMWHIRYPIAERPSESVIVATTRPETLLGDVAVAVHPEDERYAHLIGKELVLPLTGRTIPVIADEYVEKDFGTGCVKITPAHDFNDYEVGKRHNTRLINVFDLEAKVLADAEVFNYQGEAQAGFRLPEAYAGLDRFAARKQIVADLEAQNLLAEVKPHTLMTPKGDRTGSVIEPMLTSQWFVAMSATPNGGEPESEFKGMSLAQKAKHAVDSGAVKFIPENWVNTYNQWMNNIQDWCISRQLWWGHQIPAWYDSDGHCYVARSQEEAEKLAGKTGLVRDEDVLDTWFSSALVPFSTLGWPSETPELKAFLPSSVLVTGYEIIFFWVARMIMMTTHFTGQVPFKDVYIHGMVRDHEGKKMSKSEGNVIDPVDLIDGIDLESLLVKRTTGLRRPEKAPQVKKATEKLFPEGIPVFGTDALRFTMASYASLGRSINFDFKRAEGYRNFCNKLWNATNFVLMNTENQDCGLDESAPRAYTFVDQWIIGRLQQVEAEVATAFDTYRFDLATQTLYEFVWNEYCDWYIELAKVQIQTGCPATQRTTRATLLRVLEVILRLLHPIIPFITEELWQTVAPMCGRKTADSIMLAPFPKADPEKIAPAAFEKMSVLQGLVESVRNLRGEMGLGPGVKAPLLVEGGEELADMLKYLPALTRLTEAKLVDKLPEGEDAPVAVCQAARNARLMLKVEIDKEAETARLNKEAEKLQKALDKLNAKLSKPGYTEKAPAHLVEKDKAELADLTDKMAKVEAQLAKLQS; encoded by the coding sequence ATGCTAAACAAATACAATCCCGCCGAAATCGAAGCCAAACATTACCGCAACTGGGAAGCGAAGGGCTATTTCCAGCCCGATTTTTCCCGTTCCGAATCCTTTGCCATCCAACTGCCGCCGCCCAACGTAACCGGCACGCTGCATATGGGCCACGCCTTCAACCAAACCATTATGGACGGCCTCACCCGCTACTACCGCATGAAAGGCTGCAACACCTGCTGGGTGCCCGGCACCGACCACGCCGGCATCGCCACCCAGATTGTGGTGGAGCGCCAGCTGGCCGAACAGGGCATTTCGCGCCATGAGCTTGGCCGCGAAAAATTCCTCGAAAAAGTGTGGCAATGGAAAGAACAGTCCGGCGGCACCATCACCGAGCAAATGCGCCGCATGGGCTGCTCGGCCGACTGGAGCCGCGAATACTTCACCATGGACGATGTGCGCGCGCCGATTGTGACCGAAGTGTTCGTGCGCCTGTTCGAGCAGGGGCTGATTTACCGCGGCAAACGCTTGGTGAACTGGGATCCGGTGTTGGGCACGGCGGTATCCGATTTGGAAGTGGAAAGCGTGGAAGAGCAAGGCTCGATGTGGCACATCCGCTATCCGATTGCCGAGAGGCCGTCTGAAAGCGTGATTGTGGCCACCACCCGCCCCGAAACGCTGTTGGGCGACGTGGCCGTGGCCGTGCATCCCGAAGATGAGCGTTATGCCCACTTAATCGGCAAAGAGCTGGTGCTGCCGCTCACCGGCCGCACCATTCCGGTGATTGCCGACGAATACGTGGAAAAAGATTTCGGCACCGGCTGCGTGAAAATCACGCCCGCGCACGACTTCAACGACTACGAAGTCGGCAAACGCCACAACACCCGTTTAATCAATGTTTTTGACTTGGAAGCCAAAGTATTGGCCGATGCCGAAGTGTTCAACTACCAAGGCGAAGCGCAAGCGGGTTTCAGGCTACCTGAAGCCTATGCCGGCCTCGACCGCTTCGCCGCGCGCAAACAAATCGTGGCCGATTTGGAAGCGCAAAACCTGCTGGCCGAAGTGAAACCGCACACGCTGATGACGCCGAAGGGCGACCGCACCGGCTCGGTGATTGAGCCGATGCTCACCAGCCAATGGTTCGTGGCGATGTCGGCCACACCCAACGGCGGCGAACCCGAATCCGAATTCAAAGGCATGAGCCTGGCGCAAAAAGCCAAACACGCGGTCGACAGCGGTGCGGTGAAGTTTATCCCCGAAAACTGGGTCAACACCTACAACCAATGGATGAACAACATCCAAGACTGGTGCATCTCGCGCCAATTGTGGTGGGGCCACCAAATTCCCGCGTGGTACGATTCAGACGGCCATTGCTACGTCGCCCGCTCGCAGGAAGAAGCGGAAAAACTGGCCGGCAAAACCGGCCTGGTGCGCGACGAAGACGTGCTCGACACCTGGTTCTCCTCCGCCCTCGTACCTTTCTCCACTTTGGGTTGGCCGTCTGAAACACCCGAATTGAAAGCCTTCCTGCCCAGCAGTGTATTGGTTACCGGCTACGAAATCATCTTCTTCTGGGTGGCGCGCATGATCATGATGACCACCCACTTTACCGGCCAAGTGCCGTTTAAAGACGTGTACATCCACGGTATGGTGCGCGACCACGAAGGCAAGAAAATGTCGAAGTCAGAGGGCAACGTGATCGACCCGGTGGACTTAATCGACGGCATCGACTTGGAAAGCCTGCTGGTGAAACGCACCACCGGTCTGCGCCGCCCCGAAAAAGCGCCGCAGGTGAAAAAAGCCACCGAAAAGCTGTTCCCCGAAGGCATTCCCGTGTTCGGCACCGACGCGCTGCGCTTCACCATGGCCAGCTACGCCAGCCTCGGCCGCAGCATCAATTTCGACTTCAAACGCGCCGAAGGCTACCGCAATTTCTGCAACAAATTGTGGAACGCCACCAACTTCGTGCTGATGAACACCGAAAACCAGGATTGCGGCTTAGACGAAAGCGCTCCGCGCGCCTACACCTTTGTCGACCAATGGATTATCGGCCGTTTGCAGCAGGTGGAAGCCGAAGTGGCCACCGCGTTCGACACCTACCGCTTCGACTTGGCCACGCAAACGCTGTATGAATTCGTGTGGAACGAATATTGCGACTGGTATATCGAGCTGGCGAAAGTGCAAATCCAAACCGGCTGCCCCGCCACCCAGCGCACCACCCGCGCCACCCTGTTGCGCGTTTTGGAAGTGATTTTGCGCCTGCTACACCCGATTATCCCGTTTATCACCGAAGAACTGTGGCAAACCGTTGCGCCGATGTGCGGCAGAAAAACCGCCGACAGCATCATGCTGGCTCCCTTCCCCAAAGCCGATCCGGAAAAAATCGCACCCGCCGCTTTTGAAAAAATGAGCGTCCTGCAAGGCCTGGTGGAATCGGTGCGCAACCTGCGCGGCGAAATGGGCTTGGGCCCCGGCGTGAAAGCGCCGCTGTTGGTCGAAGGCGGCGAAGAGCTGGCCGACATGCTGAAATACCTGCCCGCACTCACCCGCCTCACCGAAGCCAAATTGGTCGACAAACTGCCCGAAGGCGAAGACGCGCCGGTTGCCGTGTGCCAAGCCGCCCGCAACGCCCGCCTGATGCTGAAAGTGGAAATCGACAAAGAAGCCGAAACCGCCCGCTTGAATAAGGAAGCGGAAAAACTGCAAAAAGCTTTGGACAAACTGAACGCCAAACTTTCCAAGCCCGGCTACACCGAAAAAGCCCCCGCGCATCTGGTGGAAAAAGACAAAGCCGAGCTGGCCGATTTGACAGACAAAATGGCCAAGGTAGAAGCGCAGTTGGCGAAATTGCAAAGCTGA
- a CDS encoding helix-turn-helix domain-containing protein gives MKSFEKIENIRDIRKKLGLNQMDFWSRIGVTQSGGSRYESGRNMPKPVRELLRLVHIEKIDLAKVNRDDLAIASLLKSRQPDLYASLKKEAKAEAKNK, from the coding sequence ATGAAGTCGTTCGAGAAAATCGAAAATATCCGCGATATCCGCAAAAAACTCGGTTTAAACCAAATGGACTTTTGGAGCCGAATCGGCGTTACCCAGTCCGGCGGTTCGCGCTACGAATCAGGCCGCAACATGCCCAAGCCTGTTCGCGAGTTGCTGCGTTTGGTACACATCGAGAAAATCGACTTGGCCAAAGTGAACCGCGACGATCTCGCGATTGCTTCGCTGCTGAAAAGCCGCCAGCCTGACTTATATGCCTCTTTGAAAAAAGAAGCCAAGGCCGAAGCGAAAAACAAATGA
- a CDS encoding OmpA family protein, with translation MSFDLGSLLQGQLGGVLSRFLTQNGESAENSTKAAGLAVPAVVAGLLKHVGGNPDNAAGLFELVKGSAGAPLNNAVAQAEEGGSGLDSLIDWGKAKLPELLGGNAADVSDQIAQESGVSKATAGSLLSLSLPLVLSVLRGKVQGDNLSQGQLLGLLGQQQSWLSGALSGGMLSALGISSLSGLFGSLSGLAGGIGHAASAAAGGAAAATAATASKGSGLGKWIALVIAALLALFAYKSCGTQSGQTGPAAASDASAPVAEAASEPESAAVSAVMPSEPSAVSAPAASAPAAASEASAPAAPAADPNSAHVSYDNGVAKFYFATAKTDVAEGAETVVAEVIAAGKEGKKLVISGFADSTGKAAANEKLSKDRANAVKAFFEAQGVDAANIELRKPENTTGAVGNDAEGRRVEVKVEG, from the coding sequence ATGTCTTTTGATTTAGGTAGTTTGCTGCAAGGCCAGTTGGGCGGCGTGTTGAGCCGCTTTTTAACCCAAAACGGCGAAAGCGCCGAAAACAGCACCAAGGCCGCCGGTTTGGCGGTTCCCGCTGTTGTGGCGGGCTTGTTGAAACATGTCGGCGGCAACCCCGATAATGCCGCAGGCCTGTTCGAGCTGGTTAAAGGCAGCGCGGGCGCCCCGTTGAACAATGCCGTGGCGCAGGCCGAAGAAGGCGGCAGCGGTTTGGACAGCCTGATCGATTGGGGCAAAGCCAAACTGCCCGAACTCTTGGGCGGCAATGCGGCCGATGTGTCCGACCAAATCGCGCAGGAAAGCGGCGTGTCGAAAGCCACCGCAGGTTCGCTGCTGTCGCTGTCGCTGCCGTTGGTGTTGTCGGTGTTGCGCGGCAAAGTGCAGGGCGACAACCTCAGCCAAGGCCAGTTGTTGGGCTTGCTCGGCCAGCAGCAAAGCTGGCTTTCCGGCGCATTGAGCGGTGGTATGCTTTCGGCTTTGGGCATCAGCAGCCTGAGCGGTTTGTTCGGCAGCCTGTCGGGTTTGGCCGGCGGTATCGGCCATGCCGCATCTGCCGCTGCGGGCGGTGCGGCTGCGGCAACGGCAGCCACTGCAAGCAAGGGTTCGGGTTTGGGCAAATGGATTGCCTTGGTGATTGCCGCACTTTTGGCTCTGTTTGCCTATAAGAGCTGCGGCACCCAAAGCGGCCAAACCGGCCCCGCCGCAGCCAGCGATGCCTCGGCGCCTGTTGCCGAGGCGGCTTCGGAGCCTGAAAGCGCGGCTGTGTCTGCCGTGATGCCGTCCGAACCTTCTGCGGTGTCCGCTCCTGCTGCTTCGGCACCTGCTGCTGCTTCGGAAGCTTCGGCGCCTGCCGCACCTGCCGCCGACCCCAACAGCGCCCATGTGAGCTATGATAACGGCGTGGCCAAATTCTATTTTGCCACTGCCAAAACCGATGTGGCCGAAGGTGCCGAAACCGTGGTGGCCGAAGTGATTGCCGCCGGTAAAGAAGGTAAAAAACTGGTGATCAGTGGATTTGCCGACAGCACCGGTAAAGCGGCGGCAAACGAAAAATTGTCGAAAGACCGCGCCAACGCCGTAAAAGCCTTCTTTGAAGCGCAAGGCGTGGATGCTGCCAATATCGAACTGCGCAAGCCTGAAAACACCACCGGCGCGGTAGGCAACGATGCCGAAGGCCGCCGGGTGGAAGTGAAAGTGGAAGGTTGA